acatttttttcaattttcatcgTTTGCCAAGCAGacgacaagaacaacaacaacaacagcaagatcagcaacaataacaataataacaacaattggtgtatatgtgtgttgtgtgtgttctactcacaaacacacacacatgcgcgcacatatatttgtatacagaaagaaacacacacacaacatgcGCATAAAGCAACATGAGAAtgaattgcatattttattgattatatataaatattttatatatctttaattactttacatatatatattatttactcttaattacacaaaacatgatcattttttatgtgaccaccaacaacaacaaccaacaagtaaactaatttttaaatgattattattgcgattttacaatttattattacaaatattaaacattaaaaacctacaaaataaacacaaaaaaaataccttacataatatatatataatctaatagatacatttatacacatttatatacaacaaacaaatatgaagtaatgtttttttgctattacaaactacaactacaatatACACacgtaatttttaatttgttgattaCGCGACACATTTACGATtaccatatacatacaattacatacatacatatttacatatatacctTACTTTATTTTTCGGTGATTTATTGCATAGTGTTTTTCGTCtaatttttacaacttttacTTAGCAAGCAAATCCTACAAACATAAATTcctaatttaatatttcgtttaaaattacaaataaaacatatgcttaaattttttatataattataaacttaaaaaactaaaaaaaaagaaatcaataacaaaactaacgtaaaaatgcaaaaaatacacagtaaaaaaaaaacaacatcaaagTAAAGTGAAAAACGTATGAAAAGcgtttgaaaattttgaaaaaaaaaacaaatgcttttgttttccttttaatttaatttaataacaataacaaaagtgcAACACAGCTTTGTGCTGCTTCTTCTCTATGTTGTGCGTATGTGTGCGAAggcgaatgtgtgtgcgtgtgtgtaaaTCACAAATTGTATGTTGCAATAATTTACTTGGCCAGCAGAGCAACAGGAGACGATGAGAACAAAATCAGTTGAGCAAGAAGTTTCGATCCATTTCCGCTTGTAATTTTtcgtaatttgtaatttctgtGTTTTTTCCAGCAgagaccagcagcagcaaaaacaagaacaaaaacaataattattttgctgcagtgcaacaacaacagcaaccacaaatacaacaacaacaacgtatCAGGCAGGCTCTTGACCTAACCTAACttagagaaaaaaagaaaagaaaaacagttaTGCGTGTATATATTCATACATGTTGAAAAATCTGTTGGTAAATGCAGTTAAGAAAACACCTGATGTAATTTTATAAGcaaaaatcattattattattacataaattaattactatTATGAACATTGCATACTTACACACCTATACAtatatcttttgtttattacCAGATACCAGaacccttttttttgcatgcagaaacagttaaaaaaaaaacaaaaaagaaattatattaaaataaaagtgatgtttaacaatttgaaataagtaatggtaaaattaataactaattcaaggaaatatacataaatagtTAAAGCAAGGTTTAAAGTAATGGAAAATGTAAAcgtaaagcaaaaaaacaaaaaaaaaatattaaaaaaaaacaaacacactgACTGTTAATtgtaaaacaatttcttttttaatccGTACGATTTATGATTTaaagttaaacattttttaaataaaaacaaaacctaaTAAATGAACTACATATATGCATCTAAACGTAATTACAACtactatatacaattatatatataaatatatatactatatacatacatataaatatatgcataaatatatcaatttaacAGTAACAAATAAATCTAATCTATTgtactaaacaaaaaaaatgaaatgaaaaaccacaaaaaaatatgaaacttaAAAGTGTTGCACTTTCAACAAATACGAAAACGTGacgtaaaacaaaaagtaaaaaaaaaaaaaacgaaaacaaaaacaaaaagtcaaagaaaatgaatagaaaatggaaatggcaaaatACAAGTGTGACTGTTAGTCTGCTATTATAGTAACAAGTCCATACAACGGCAAACAAATATCTATGTATGTCCATGCACCAAGAGAGAGCAATGTGTATGGTGATGATATTGAAGTAGTTTGTTTcgttacatatttattttctcatttcGTGTATTTGTGGTGGTctgtttcttatttttttgtttggcaacgCAATTGGAAtttctttacaattttctttttgatcCTTATGGAGAATGAAAatctttatttgatttgtttttgtcttttttaattttcattgatATTTTGGGAACTCATTCGTGTGTGGGGTTTTCAAGTTTCGCcgatatacataaaaaaaatgacaatGAAATAGCTATAAAACGAtctaatttaacatttaagcTAAAATAGTTACGAATGATGCgccaaaaaattgcaaactgcGAGCAAAACGACAAAACTGAgaataccgaaaatactaaaaacaaaaaaaaaaaaaacataaaagatCGATTATCAATTACATTGATATCTGCAGTCAGTTCAAGAATTATCGATTAACGATTTCGTTTACAATTTCGACTGGTATCATAGTTAAGCTAAGTAACTGCTGACACAGGCACATGAATTTTctaatttcgaattttttgttggtctCCCCACAGTTTTGTTGTTCAGGTATTCAAATAATGTACTTGTGTATTAGCCTTTAAAGACTAAACTAGAATGATTTGAAATAAGGAAATTTACAGATATCTAAGCTAAATTCCTAAGACAAAACGATTCCACCTAAGACACCTTTTGTAATGACTAAATTTATAGGGCAaggcaaaccaaaaaaacaaaaaaaaaaacaacacaataaGATAAttacaaacatacataatGAGAGAAATAGTAACAGTTAGTGGTAGACTATTATATTACACATGGTGAATAAGCGAGAGTGGTGAGATTCGATCAGCAACTCTGTGCGTGCATGTTTTGTACTTGTTTTTGTAACTACTTGATGAACTTGATCgtaaaataatgaaatcaatCTGATATggagcaaataaaaataaaacaaacatgggagtaaataaaacaaaatacatagcATTGATGTTAGAGATCTGACAAATGAAATCTAAGTGCATAAGACgattaataattgttatttggTGAGTTTggtgaattttgtttttgattttcaacTTGGCttttgttcgttcgttcgttcgttaaGCATAAATTCTAATACGAggtatgtatgtgtatctaCTTTACAGTGGCTCACAGCTAGTATCGATAATATGGTAATCTTAAACGTAAACAAAAACGTAAAACCAAGCAAACCAAGATAGAGTAAACAAAACTTATTTGTATGtagtttaaataatacataatagacaaaaacgcaaaaaaaagagaaaaaactatgcaaaataaccaaaataaaaccaaaattgaGACTGTAAACATGCAACAAATTGACGCAGAGAATAAGATGAAAAATAAAGCTTATAAACTAACTCTTAACTcgtaaaaaaaaccaaaaaaaaaaaaaatctcagATGAATAGGCTACCTACATAAGTTCGTGTAAGGATTTCGTTGATGGAACAGCAATTTCTcgaatactttttaaattatattattcgTTTATTGCAATTGTTCTTCGATACAGATAttgtatttcttgtttttctcaTCGATTTTCAAGTTCTTTTCACTTTGCATGGTtagaaatacacacacatacacccacacaccgaacacacacacacctacacacaagCATTTTCGttaactatgtatgtatagatGAATGTAAGGCGCGACTAAGGTTATTTAAGAACTAAAATACatagttgttttatttattatggaCATCTAAgcattaaattaacttaaaatacaacaacataAGCAGGCTAAGAAGTGCTAAGAATTCTCATACTTGCTTTAAGTGTGAATAGTTTTAGCGTTAACTGTAGCTAAAAGCAGCCAAACAAAATTcaccatacacacacacacacacataggcatACATGTACATTTAGATACATTCAACTTATAAACCAATTGTAACGGTTTTTAGGCGTATAAGTGTTGCGAATTGtgtaaaaatgttttagactcatacatacatacatatgtatttaatttatttaacactctaacacacccacatacacacactgacagtatacatatacaaattacATGAGATGTTTTTTGGGTCATTTTTTTCTAGACTTTTTCTACTTGTACTTTTTAGAGATAACATTAGAACCGAAACAGGTAAAAAAGCgttaaatgcattaattatGTGTAATGAAGATGAACAGAAaagttacatacatacatagagacaacaaaataagaaagtaattgaaatacatacatacttacatacatatagaggCAAGAGAAACGGATAGAAAGAGAGGAGAGAACGAAAAGTTGCAAGGTTTTAGTTTACGGTaaacttaatgaaattttttataatgtatttatacatacctaaatttaaatttttaattaattttttaatgtaatacgAACACAGTGCCTAAGtaatatcaaaaacaaaacaaaaaagaacaagaaaaaaacaaaatacaaaacgagtaataagcaacaacaatgcaagtaagtgaacacaaaaataactgTCAAGGACATTGTTACTaaaaacatacacataaaaataatgattgattgattgaaacATAAAAGGAAcgaaacaaagcaaaacattcaCAATGCGACAACAAAATTTAGCAACAAATTCAAGCAACTAACTAAGCACATACGATACGATACattaacgataacgataacgataacagcccgatttgcataattgtataAATGTAACTGACATAATTACACTCCTCCCCCCCAAGAAACAAGAGATGCTAACTaagctaaatataaaacaaaaactaaataaaaataccatactaataaatataacaacgTACCCCCTACATACGTCTCTCGatcatacaaattattatataaatatatacatacatatgtgtagaAATTTGACGATCTTTAATTGAGTGCATAAGTTAATTGATGTGTTGTCCAAATTCTACATATATAGACGATATATATAGAGAACTCTAGGCATTTCACATATGTAGTCTAAATGACATCAATTGCAAgttgaatatttgatttattattattattatatgaacAACAATTGGTTCACATATTGCATTGGcaccacaataacaacaacaacaaaaacaactacaaaaaagaaaagcaaagcaaagccaatTGAAAGATACAGAAGAGAAATCAAGTATAtcgataatttaatttctataaattcaagttcaaatttcaattgtttattcgtttacaaaataaaaaacaattactaaaaatacacgaaatgaataacaaaaaaatttctaattatgtttaaaaattaatgtagtttgtaaaaaaaaaagttttaagcaaaaagaaaaccaaaaaaaaaaaaaaaaaaaaaaacaaatactttgaatatatatacataaattgcaAGTAAATAGAATAAATGTCACTCACTCTTTTTATTTAACCTGCATTGATAATTCATTCATTGGCACCCGATATTTGGAAATTGTTTTCTCGTTTCTTCGCTTTGGGGAATTCTCTTTAACTCTTTTTTCGAACCTGTTCTTAACAAAACTTAATATTCTAAAGGAACGATATCCGAATTCGTGTTTAACAAACTTATTCTACTCTTGGATATAACTTTCAAAATTTAGTTGTGTTTGAATatgtttcaaattattttcctTCCACTCTTGAGTGCTACGATGTATTTTGCGGCCAATGTCGTGAAACCTGTTCACTTCGGTGGATGGATTCTGCTGGGCATCCATTTAACAGCGTGTTCTCTAGCTACGGGCTTAGTGTACTACTATATGACTGTATAGTAAAATTATTCAGTAAATTGTAAGTTGTCTGCTCAAATCTCGAGTCTTTGACTTAATTCCTTATATTCCCATTTTTAGCGCTAGTGGTTCAATGGAAGGAAAAGCGCTGGAGTGAATGTATTTGAAAAAGatgtatatgtttattttgaaaatcgtaaataaattaatgaacatttgaaagttaaaaaataaacataatatgTGATGTTGTGATGTGAGTGGTGCTCAAGTCCCCAATTGCAGTTATCAAGATGAAACGAACTTGGTTTGGACTTGGTGGTTGGCTATGCGAGTTACTAGTATAACTACATATCTATGATGAACCTAATAACATGATGATGACTACTTGGCTAGGCGCCGTCTTGTGGTTGGTGTGGTGGGTGTGCCAGCTGGCGGTTTTGGTATCTGCAAATAGAACCGATGAAGTGTTATATATACCAGCGTTAATTTAGACCTCTCGGGCTTACCGAACGTATGGGCTTCGGTGTGAGTGAGTTGGCTGGCGGTGGTTCACGTGGTTGTGGTCCATCAGGATGTCCTACGACAGTCACGGCGACCGGTCTTTGCTCCGAGCCGACACGTTCGATGCTCTCGCTGCGTGAATTGGAGCCAGAACGCTTGAACATGCCGGACAAACGATTACGCAAATCCTTCTTGCTCGACCTCATGTCGCTAGCTACGCTAAGGTCTGAATCAGATCCTTGAATCTACGGATAGAAGGAAGgagcttaattaattaactgatTTGCTTCATGATTGCTGTTGGCTTACCGATATTTCACTCTCGGAATTGCGACTGCTTTTCGTCAGACTGCGTAGTTTACCCATGAggctcttcttctttttgcgcGGTCCACGTGGCAAGTCACTTTGTGTGGAACCGCCTGACAATCGAGAATCGAGCCGTGAGTCTAGACTGGAGTCCCTCACCAGGCCACCAAGTTCAGAGTCAATGGACTGCATAGATGAGACGCTGCCATCATCCTGCCGCCAAATATTCTGCAAAATCAACCAAATTAGGAATATCCCATTCTAGGTTCTTAGCTTTGGTGCTTACCTGATCCCGTTGAATGGAGTGATCGAGGGAGAGACTCTTGCGTATCAAATTGCCATTGGAAGAGTTGCGTGAGATGCGTCCACCACGCTGAGATCCCGCCGCACTTGCCACAGAGCTGGTGCTTCCATGGTGATCGTTCTCTTGCGATGCGGCGCGACGCAAATTACCGCGTCGCATGCGGCTACGTTCCTGCTCGTCCTCGGTGAGGCGCTGGAACTTACGCAACTCCTCTGAGGCTTCGGCCAAGCGAGCCAGCACACTGGTGATCTGGGAGCTGCTCAACGTGGGCGAGGGACTGCGACTACGTCGCACATTTGCCTGCTCGGGACGCAGCGTATGTTGATCGCCGTACGACGACGATGCATTGCGTGCTCCGGAGGCGCCGCCTACGATTTTCAGATCAGGTGCAATCTTTACCAGCTCGTCGACGGTCTGCAGAAGTGCGCCTACTTTACGCTCGCCGCCATCCTGCTCCATACGACGTTTGATCAGCTCCTTTTCATAGCGTTCGCGCTGTCAGCAAAGGCAAGAGAATTTCATTCAATATGATAAAGGGATCTCGGATGTTGTTACTCACCTCGCGTCGCAGCTTCTCATTGGAGGTGCGCAGCTTGGCATGCACATCTCGCAGTTCCAGCAGATCGCACTGCAGCTCCGCAATCTTCTTGCGTCCCTCCTCCATTTCCTCCTCCGTGGAGCGTTTGGTCTGATCCAGTTTACGCTTGGACTCAAGTCGTTCCTTGTCGCGTTCGCGCTCCACTTCGAAGAGCGTTTGACGCAGATCGCGTGCCAGCGTTGAAGTCTCCTGCAACAGACGTTGCTGATCCTCGCGTTCCTTTTGCCAGGACAGCTCTAGTTTCGTCTTCATGCCGGGCAGCTTGGTGCTGCCAGATCCAATGACACGCTCCTCCTCGAACTCGTTGAGCTTAGATTGCATCTCGGAGATTTTAATTTCGTTAGCGCTGCGCTCGGACACAAGCTCCGTCTTCACCTTGCTGGACTCCAGTCGCGACTCGACCAACTGATCCTCCAGGTGACCAATCTGCGGTGATAAAACCGGGTAAGTCTCTTATAACTTTAGTGGGTGAAGCTGCCTCATTTACCTGTTGCTCCAGATAGGCAATCTTGCTTttatcatcgtcatcgctgCTGTGCATTGAGCTGCGACTCTGGCGTCCTGTATTATTAGCCTTTAGATCACCGATCTTCTTCTGCGCCACCTCAAGCATTTGTTTGAAGGCATCCCGATCTTTCTTGAAGCGTTCACATTGACGCTGCAGAGCAGATACAACTTTAGTAAGTTTCTTAGAGTGAATTCGTAAATGGAACTCACCTGCATGGAAGTCAGCTCTCCACTCAGGTTCTTCACTTGCTGCTCATAGCGTAGTCGGGTCGATGCCACCTCAGACTTGAGCTGCAGCTCGGATGCTTGTAATCTGCAAGGAAAAAAGTCCATCAACCTCTTTCTGCATTCCCTATGCTTTCTCTACTCACTGCGTCTTCAGTTCCTTGATCTCGGCCTCTCGCCTAGCGCCGTGTCCATTGAGCGAGGATTGCGCCTGCTCGATGCGATTAAAGTCGCTCAGTTTGCTGTTCAGATCATCGTTATCCTTGCGCAGCTGAAATACTAGATCAATATTCATCTCGTTCTCCCTACGCAAACGCTCATACTCGTGCTCCTTTTCGGCGAGCTTGTTCTTGAGCATGGAACGTTCATGTtcgctgctattgttgttgcccgcCTTCAAGGCTTTGAGCTCAAGTTCATGGATCTTTTTCTGCGACTCGTTCAGCTTGCGAGCCATGTCGGTGCGTTCAATGCGTATGGTGTCCATCTCGGACAATTTGTACATTGCCGAGTTTAGTTCTGACTGCAGGCTCTGCTTCTCTGTGGTTAGCTGGGCCCGCATTAGAATTGTTTCCTCTGACAGTTTCTCCCAGTGATTATTTAGATCCTCGTAGCGTTTCTGCTCGCCACTCAACGTTGTCTGCGTCTCTTCTAGCTGCTTTTTGAGCTCCTGTACCTGTTTGCTGTCCGATTTGCTGGACTTGGCCTTCAGTTCCTTGATGTCCTTCTCCAGGGATGTCTTTGTTTTCTCTGCAGCCTTCTTGGCACTTAGCAGTTCGCTGTCTAGCTGTGTGATCTTCGATTCAAGCTTCTCTCTTTCCTTGGCCTGCTTCTCAGAGTCCTTCTCCAGGCTGGATACCTTCTCCTTCTCACGCTTGTGCTGCGATTCTAGGGAGGATTTGCTTGTCTCACTCTGCTTCAGTTGTGCTTCCTGCTTCTTTAGTTTTTCCTCATGATCCTTGAGCCTGGCCATAAGTTTCTTAACCTCATCGTCGCTACCCTTAAGCTTCTGTTCCAGTTCCTTggtcttgctgctgctgccattaaGCTGCTTCAAACGCTGCACGTCTCCCTCGGCCAACGCTAGTTTCTGCTTACACTTTTGCAGTTCCTCCTCCAGTGATTCCTTGTTCGTCTGTAGGGTTTTTAGTTGATTGGCACCACAACTACCGACCAGCACACGCATCTCACTGATCTCATCCTCTAGCTCTTCTACCCATTTCTTCAGATGACTCTTTGGGGTCAGATCGTTAACTCGTTTTGGCGTTCGGGTTGGCAATTTGCCATCTGCCTCTAGCTGCATGCGCTTGACTCGCGCCGTCAGTTCGTCGCGTTCTCTTTGCGCCAGTGCCAGAGCATCCTTGAGCTTGGGCAGCTCCGCTTCGACATTCTTCTCCACCGAACTGGACTTACGGAGTGTCTGCATCTGTAGACGCTTGTTCTCCTTGGTCAGCTTTTCGTTCTCGGTCTCCAGCGATGTTAGTTTGCTTAACTGAGCACGCATCGTTTCCGCACTTTGCTCCTTTTCCTGCAGGTTTTTGCGGAGCACAACCAACTCCTCATTCAAGCTCTTGAGCTTCTTCTCCGCCGCACTTGAGGAGGAACCACCAAGGCTGAGTAGCGATCCTTTGCTGCCATTGTCCTGTCGCAGCTTCGACTGCAATTCACGCACATATTTCTTTGACTCCGCATTCTCCTTCTCAAGATCCTCGACTTTTAGGCGCAATATCGAAGCCTCCTGTTCGTTGAGCTCGAGCAGAATGCGCAGCTCGGCAGGATCGTCCTCATCGGAGATTCCTTCATCGCGATCGGCGTGCACCTCGGGTGCCAAACGATGTGCATGGGGCGCAGGACTTAAGCGGCGAGCTACAGTTGAAAAAGAGTAatgtgttatttatatttttacagcAGGTTTTAATTAATAGCATGCTGATGCTGGTTAGATACTTTTCTTGGTTAGTGGCAATTAAAAGTCGCGGGTTAGTCACAGTTTATGAGCAGCCGtaaaaaaatggcaaagatTATCGGCTGATTAAGCGCATGAGAATTTTATGTTAGTTTAACATATTAAATCGATTTAAATGGACAGAGGATTACAAAGTAATCcccatttaaataatactttttattaGATTAGTAAATCTTCCAAAAAATGCTGTGTCAGTATGGAATATAGAAACTTTCTAAAGTGATtgagtaaaaacaaaattttggaTCGTACTTCTTGAGCGCGTTGCCATTTTTTTCAACTGCATCATCAAAGACTCATTTTCATCCTCGAAACGAGTCACCTTTTTCCTCATAAGTTCAGCCTGAAATGTAAAATACACATTTGATTTTCATGTTGGTTATTGATTATCGATTGATTATTTGGTAATTCCATTTTAAAGAGTTCGTATTCGAGGATAAAAGTTTGCCCTGGCATGTGCTAAACCAATCTCTAAAGCCGACACCGATGATAGCTAGCTACTTGGGATTAGCTTTCAATgaacacaataataaatataatattatatatgtatttacacaGAGACGAGTGTTTTTTGAGTAATATTAAACAGAGTGAAACAACAACCAACGAATTGAACTAAGCTATACAATTAGAAACAGTTCACAGCCAGCAAGGATCACAACAGCAGAGAGATCTTGTAGAAGATCAACAAGTAATTATCCTATCGTGTCTTAATTTCTATGGATTCCTTACGTCGTTACTAGAACATCCTATAGCAACAAACTTGGTCCCTCTATTCGCCTGCCCCAATAAATGTCTAACCCAGATTGCAATCATTCCTAATGCTGGATCACATCATAAAATTGATAGGTCCTCTTACGAACAGTTCTAAAAGaccccaaaaaagaaaagctctCCGCTTGCTAAATTTTATACCAATTTGCAAGCATTAGGAACCATCCCAAAAGACCCTACAACCATTCCTAAAGCAGGATCACATCACGTAAATATGTTAGGAACGGCCGTAGTTTTATCCAATCTCTATTTGAACCTTGCTGGCGTGAAA
This window of the Drosophila albomicans strain 15112-1751.03 chromosome 2L, ASM965048v2, whole genome shotgun sequence genome carries:
- the LOC117564711 gene encoding myosin-1 isoform X4, with amino-acid sequence MHHLYPSLKGDQLCPLGFHPQTRYPTRCKRCFRDYKEHGARRGGDEVAASSPNLSDAQSSRPSSRTWTSTQNLTSANGNNSNDIELKKRPQSWASTPDIDETVENSASSSSLVAKRPSSVALGSRPVDDHNVAVTLKLPVPPRRHTTALDINEVEQTLTQGRVTSSPSKTSSIPDELVILSTDSLAERVRKMNLLKKQRSLNSRENSRERSVPRRDEDTEPPPPPDRPERSKSGTSLNQQTELKRASLPPKKVASTTAASSVSTTSSTAAASVTPKPAVSNPLPTLSETKVTASSSSSSSSSTRRKETEVNNSNHNSSSSSINSSKELKRQTLPAATSPSIGATAAATLKDQMATLRTELEAMKTRAERAEREKSDILLRRLASMDTASNRTAASEALILQQKLNDMKEQLDRVSEDKRKLNQRMKELEHKESQSELKRKLQAAEQICEELMEENQSAKKEIINLQAEMDEVQDTFRDEEVKAKTNLQKDLEKATKNCRILSFKLKKSERKIETLEQERQSTFNAELTAKVKKLEEELRFSSELTRKLQTEAEELRNPGKKKAPMLGVLGKSTSADAKITRESLTRGGSQEDPQHLQRELQDSIERETDLKDQLKFAEEEAELMRKKVTRFEDENESLMMQLKKMATRSRTRRLSPAPHAHRLAPEVHADRDEGISDEDDPAELRILLELNEQEASILRLKVEDLEKENAESKKYVRELQSKLRQDNGSKGSLLSLGGSSSSAAEKKLKSLNEELVVLRKNLQEKEQSAETMRAQLSKLTSLETENEKLTKENKRLQMQTLRKSSSVEKNVEAELPKLKDALALAQRERDELTARVKRMQLEADGKLPTRTPKRVNDLTPKSHLKKWVEELEDEISEMRVLVGSCGANQLKTLQTNKESLEEELQKCKQKLALAEGDVQRLKQLNGSSSKTKELEQKLKGSDDEVKKLMARLKDHEEKLKKQEAQLKQSETSKSSLESQHKREKEKVSSLEKDSEKQAKEREKLESKITQLDSELLSAKKAAEKTKTSLEKDIKELKAKSSKSDSKQVQELKKQLEETQTTLSGEQKRYEDLNNHWEKLSEETILMRAQLTTEKQSLQSELNSAMYKLSEMDTIRIERTDMARKLNESQKKIHELELKALKAGNNNSSEHERSMLKNKLAEKEHEYERLRRENEMNIDLVFQLRKDNDDLNSKLSDFNRIEQAQSSLNGHGARREAEIKELKTQLQASELQLKSEVASTRLRYEQQVKNLSGELTSMQRQCERFKKDRDAFKQMLEVAQKKIGDLKANNTGRQSRSSMHSSDDDDKSKIAYLEQQIGHLEDQLVESRLESSKVKTELVSERSANEIKISEMQSKLNEFEEERVIGSGSTKLPGMKTKLELSWQKEREDQQRLLQETSTLARDLRQTLFEVERERDKERLESKRKLDQTKRSTEEEMEEGRKKIAELQCDLLELRDVHAKLRTSNEKLRRERERYEKELIKRRMEQDGGERKVGALLQTVDELVKIAPDLKIVGGASGARNASSSYGDQHTLRPEQANVRRSRSPSPTLSSSQITSVLARLAEASEELRKFQRLTEDEQERSRMRRGNLRRAASQENDHHGSTSSVASAAGSQRGGRISRNSSNGNLIRKSLSLDHSIQRDQNIWRQDDGSVSSMQSIDSELGGLVRDSSLDSRLDSRLSGGSTQSDLPRGPRKKKKSLMGKLRSLTKSSRNSESEISIQGSDSDLSVASDMRSSKKDLRNRLSGMFKRSGSNSRSESIERVGSEQRPVAVTVVGHPDGPQPREPPPANSLTPKPIRSIPKPPAGTPTTPTTRRRLAK
- the LOC117564711 gene encoding myosin-1 isoform X3, whose amino-acid sequence is MHHLYPSLKGDQLCPLGFHPQTRYPTRCKRCFRDYKEHGARRGGDEVAASSPNLSDAQSSRPSSRTWTSTQNLTSANGNNSNDIVVHFNVELKKRPQSWASTPDIDETVENSASSSSLVAKRPSSVALGSRPVDDHNVAVTLKLPVPPRRHTTALDINEVEQTLTQGRVTSSPSKTSSIPDELVILSTDSLAERVRKMNLLKKQRSLNSRENSRERSVPRRDEDTEPPPPPDRPERSKSGTSLNQQTELKRASLPPKKVASTTAASSVSTTSSTAAASVTPKPAVSNPLPTLSETKVTASSSSSSSSSTRRKETEVNNSNHNSSSSSINSSKELKRQTLPAATSPSIGATAAATLKDQMATLRTELEAMKTRAERAEREKSDILLRRLASMDTASNRTAASEALILQQKLNDMKEQLDRVSEDKRKLNQRMKELEHKESQSELKRKLQAAEQICEELMEENQSAKKEIINLQAEMDEVQDTFRDEEVKAKTNLQKDLEKATKNCRILSFKLKKSERKIETLEQERQSTFNAELTAKVKKLEEELRFSSELTRKLQTEAEELRNPGKKKAPMLGVLGKSTSADAKITRESLTRGGSQEDPQHLQRELQDSIERETDLKDQLKFAEEEAELMRKKVTRFEDENESLMMQLKKMATRSRTRRLSPAPHAHRLAPEVHADRDEGISDEDDPAELRILLELNEQEASILRLKVEDLEKENAESKKYVRELQSKLRQDNGSKGSLLSLGGSSSSAAEKKLKSLNEELVVLRKNLQEKEQSAETMRAQLSKLTSLETENEKLTKENKRLQMQTLRKSSSVEKNVEAELPKLKDALALAQRERDELTARVKRMQLEADGKLPTRTPKRVNDLTPKSHLKKWVEELEDEISEMRVLVGSCGANQLKTLQTNKESLEEELQKCKQKLALAEGDVQRLKQLNGSSSKTKELEQKLKGSDDEVKKLMARLKDHEEKLKKQEAQLKQSETSKSSLESQHKREKEKVSSLEKDSEKQAKEREKLESKITQLDSELLSAKKAAEKTKTSLEKDIKELKAKSSKSDSKQVQELKKQLEETQTTLSGEQKRYEDLNNHWEKLSEETILMRAQLTTEKQSLQSELNSAMYKLSEMDTIRIERTDMARKLNESQKKIHELELKALKAGNNNSSEHERSMLKNKLAEKEHEYERLRRENEMNIDLVFQLRKDNDDLNSKLSDFNRIEQAQSSLNGHGARREAEIKELKTQLQASELQLKSEVASTRLRYEQQVKNLSGELTSMQRQCERFKKDRDAFKQMLEVAQKKIGDLKANNTGRQSRSSMHSSDDDDKSKIAYLEQQIGHLEDQLVESRLESSKVKTELVSERSANEIKISEMQSKLNEFEEERVIGSGSTKLPGMKTKLELSWQKEREDQQRLLQETSTLARDLRQTLFEVERERDKERLESKRKLDQTKRSTEEEMEEGRKKIAELQCDLLELRDVHAKLRTSNEKLRRERERYEKELIKRRMEQDGGERKVGALLQTVDELVKIAPDLKIVGGASGARNASSSYGDQHTLRPEQANVRRSRSPSPTLSSSQITSVLARLAEASEELRKFQRLTEDEQERSRMRRGNLRRAASQENDHHGSTSSVASAAGSQRGGRISRNSSNGNLIRKSLSLDHSIQRDQNIWRQDDGSVSSMQSIDSELGGLVRDSSLDSRLDSRLSGGSTQSDLPRGPRKKKKSLMGKLRSLTKSSRNSESEISIQGSDSDLSVASDMRSSKKDLRNRLSGMFKRSGSNSRSESIERVGSEQRPVAVTVVGHPDGPQPREPPPANSLTPKPIRSIPKPPAGTPTTPTTRRRLAK